One window of the Lysobacter sp. S4-A87 genome contains the following:
- the trmD gene encoding tRNA (guanosine(37)-N1)-methyltransferase TrmD gives MRIDVISLFPEFVAQCAAFGVVGRAGERGLLSLHGWNPRDYAEGNYRRVDDRPCGGGPGMVMLIDPLRASLQAARAADPAPVKVVYLSPQGVPLTQAKVRELAGRERLILLCGRYEGIDERLIQAEVDEEISIGDYVLSGGELAAAVVVDAVARLREGVLGDAESAVQDSFEDGLLDCPHYSRPIEHELGAVPEVLLSGNHAHIAAWRRMQALGRTWQRRPDLLDEASLSKADRKLLAAYRAGLAVDDGGNAATTPAGAAPEPDHGQGQVLATQGKKPL, from the coding sequence ATGCGCATCGACGTCATCAGCCTGTTCCCGGAGTTCGTCGCCCAGTGCGCCGCCTTTGGCGTGGTCGGGCGTGCGGGCGAGCGCGGGCTGCTGTCGCTGCATGGCTGGAACCCGCGCGATTACGCCGAAGGCAATTACCGCCGGGTCGACGACCGGCCCTGCGGCGGCGGTCCCGGCATGGTCATGCTGATCGATCCGCTGCGGGCGAGCCTGCAGGCGGCACGCGCGGCCGATCCGGCGCCGGTGAAAGTCGTTTATCTCAGCCCCCAGGGCGTGCCCCTGACCCAGGCCAAGGTCCGCGAGCTGGCCGGCCGTGAGCGCCTGATCCTGCTGTGCGGGCGCTACGAAGGCATCGACGAGCGCCTGATCCAGGCCGAGGTCGACGAAGAGATTTCCATTGGCGACTACGTGCTGTCCGGCGGCGAGCTGGCCGCGGCGGTGGTCGTCGATGCGGTCGCACGGCTGCGCGAAGGCGTGCTGGGCGATGCCGAGTCGGCCGTCCAGGACAGCTTCGAGGACGGGCTGCTGGACTGCCCGCACTACAGCCGGCCGATCGAGCACGAGCTGGGCGCGGTTCCCGAGGTGCTGCTGTCGGGCAACCATGCCCATATCGCCGCCTGGCGGCGGATGCAGGCGCTGGGCCGGACCTGGCAACGGCGGCCGGACCTGCTCGACGAGGCCAGCCTGTCCAAGGCCGACCGCAAGCTGCTGGCGGCCTACCGGGCCGGGCTGGCAGTCGATGACGGGGGCAACGCGGCCACCACGCCAGCCGGGGCGGCCCCGGAACCGGACCACGGCCAGGGCCAAGTCCTAGCCACACAAGGAAAAAAGCCGCTATAA
- the rplS gene encoding 50S ribosomal protein L19 produces MNNPSIHTLLQNFEAEQIKRQLPDFSQGDTVVVNVNVKEGTRERVQAYEGVVIAIKNAGLNSSFTVRKISHGFGVERVFQTHSATIASVDVKRRGKVRAGKLYYLRGLKGKKARIKEDLAAYAKSE; encoded by the coding sequence ATGAACAATCCGTCGATCCACACGCTTCTCCAGAATTTCGAAGCCGAGCAGATCAAGCGTCAGCTGCCCGACTTCAGCCAGGGCGACACCGTCGTCGTCAACGTCAACGTCAAGGAAGGCACGCGTGAGCGCGTCCAGGCCTACGAAGGCGTGGTCATCGCGATCAAGAACGCCGGCCTGAACTCGTCGTTCACCGTGCGCAAGATCTCGCACGGCTTCGGCGTCGAGCGCGTCTTCCAGACCCACAGCGCCACGATCGCTTCGGTCGACGTGAAGCGCCGCGGCAAGGTCCGCGCCGGCAAGCTGTACTACCTGCGTGGCCTGAAGGGCAAGAAGGCTCGCATCAAGGAAGATCTCGCGGCTTACGCCAAGTCCGAGTAA
- a CDS encoding MATE family efflux transporter, producing the protein MPPRQHNLTEGPIGRNLLAFALPILAGNVAQSLNGSVNAVWVGRFLGEEALTATANANNIMFFLIGSVFGFGMAATILIAQAIGARDITQARRVMGTSATFFVGLSVVIAALGWWLSRHLLAAMGTPLGSLQFAEDYLQVIFLAMPILYTFAFISAALRGAGDSRTPFRFLLVSVLLDIVFNPLLIFGLGPFPKLGIAGSAWSTLLAQGMTLIALLLYLRHKRHPLWLGRQEAHMFRIDLTILRSLVVKGVPMGLQMVLISLAMIAMITMVNHYGTDTTAAYGAALQLWTYVQMPAMAIGAACSSMAAQNVGANRWDRVSATAKAGVLFNFLLTGAIIAPLILLDRWTLALFLPEGSSALAVARHLNHISVWSFLFFGVTFVVSGVVRSTGAVIPPLLILALALWGIRVPFANLLQPTLGEDAIWWSFPVSAFCSMLMALSYYRWGNWRKARMLPPDPHEVAVPAEVPATPPSPVADPSAETDEDVATGLTLAEDARKP; encoded by the coding sequence ATGCCGCCCAGACAGCACAACCTCACCGAAGGCCCGATCGGCCGCAACCTCCTCGCCTTCGCACTGCCGATCCTGGCTGGCAACGTCGCGCAGTCCCTCAACGGCTCGGTCAACGCGGTCTGGGTCGGACGCTTCCTCGGCGAAGAAGCGCTGACGGCCACGGCCAATGCCAACAACATCATGTTCTTCCTGATCGGGTCGGTGTTCGGCTTCGGCATGGCAGCGACCATCCTGATCGCCCAGGCGATCGGCGCGCGCGACATCACCCAGGCACGGCGCGTGATGGGCACCAGCGCGACCTTCTTCGTTGGCCTGTCGGTGGTGATCGCAGCGCTGGGCTGGTGGCTGTCGCGCCACCTGCTGGCGGCGATGGGCACGCCACTGGGCTCGCTGCAGTTTGCCGAGGATTACCTGCAGGTGATCTTCCTGGCGATGCCGATCCTGTACACGTTCGCCTTCATCTCGGCGGCGCTGCGCGGTGCCGGCGATTCGCGTACGCCATTCCGCTTCCTGCTGGTGTCGGTGCTGCTCGACATCGTCTTCAATCCGCTGCTGATCTTCGGCCTGGGCCCGTTCCCGAAGCTCGGCATCGCCGGCTCGGCCTGGTCGACGCTGCTGGCGCAAGGCATGACCCTGATCGCGTTGCTGCTGTACCTGCGCCACAAGCGCCACCCGCTCTGGCTGGGACGGCAGGAAGCGCACATGTTCAGGATCGACCTGACCATCCTGCGCTCGCTGGTGGTCAAGGGCGTGCCGATGGGCCTGCAGATGGTGCTGATCTCGCTGGCGATGATCGCGATGATCACCATGGTCAACCACTACGGTACCGACACCACGGCCGCCTACGGCGCGGCGCTGCAGCTGTGGACCTACGTGCAGATGCCGGCCATGGCCATCGGCGCGGCGTGCTCGTCGATGGCCGCGCAGAACGTCGGCGCGAACCGCTGGGACCGGGTATCGGCCACCGCGAAGGCCGGCGTGCTGTTCAACTTCCTGCTCACCGGCGCCATCATTGCCCCGCTGATCCTGCTCGACCGCTGGACCCTGGCGCTGTTCCTGCCCGAAGGCAGCAGCGCACTCGCGGTCGCGCGCCATCTCAACCACATCTCGGTGTGGTCGTTCCTGTTCTTCGGCGTGACGTTCGTCGTGTCGGGCGTAGTGCGCTCCACGGGCGCGGTCATTCCTCCGCTGCTGATCCTGGCGCTGGCGCTGTGGGGCATCCGCGTTCCGTTTGCGAACCTGCTGCAACCGACGCTGGGAGAGGACGCGATCTGGTGGAGTTTCCCGGTCAGTGCGTTCTGTTCGATGCTGATGGCGCTGTCGTACTACCGCTGGGGCAACTGGCGCAAGGCGCGCATGCTCCCGCCGGATCCGCACGAAGTCGCCGTGCCTGCCGAAGTTCCGGCGACGCCGCCCTCACCCGTGGCTGACCCGAGCGCGGAGACCGACGAGGACGTCGCCACCGGCCTGACCCTGGCCGAAGACGCCAGAAAGCCCTGA
- a CDS encoding RNA-binding S4 domain-containing protein, which yields MQAVRLDVWLWAARFYKTRSLAKQAVETGKVDVGGQRAKASRVVRVGDELRVARGEETFEIGVLALSDTRGPASAAQTLYSETEASRLAREQLRAQRVAERNGYRAPESKPDKRARRLIRALGDIDAL from the coding sequence ATGCAGGCAGTGCGGCTGGACGTGTGGCTGTGGGCCGCGCGCTTCTACAAGACCCGCAGCCTGGCAAAGCAGGCGGTGGAGACCGGCAAGGTCGATGTCGGCGGCCAGCGCGCGAAAGCTTCGCGGGTGGTGCGCGTGGGTGACGAGCTGCGCGTGGCGCGCGGTGAGGAAACCTTCGAGATCGGCGTGCTTGCGCTCAGCGACACGCGCGGGCCTGCCAGCGCCGCACAGACCCTGTATTCGGAGACCGAAGCGTCGCGGCTCGCACGCGAGCAGCTGCGTGCCCAGCGCGTGGCCGAGCGCAACGGCTATCGGGCACCGGAGAGCAAGCCGGACAAGCGTGCACGCAGATTGATTCGTGCGTTGGGTGATATCGACGCGCTATAG
- a CDS encoding amino acid permease — protein MFGQLWATKHPHASHADAQGLELHRTLGPWGLTALGIGAVIGGGIFVITGQAAADHAGPAIMLSFVLAAICCTFCALAYAEFAAMVPVSGSAYTYTYATLGELAAWFIGWMLVLEYGVSASAVAVSWTGYFLSLLDHFGIHLPQALVSAPLDAQLKPTGAIANLPAACIVLLLTWLCYVGIRKSSAMNMAMVVLKTGLILLVIFAGWKYIDPANWHPFIPANEGPGKYGFEGVLRGAALVFFAYIGFEAVSVAAQESHKPQRDLPIGMLLSLAICTVLYIAMAAVMTGLVPFAQLGTDEPVVTAVAAHPELGWLRVVVEIGALIGLSSVVLVMIIGQPRIFMIMARDGLLPPLFTKIHPEYRTPHINTVITGIGIAILAALFPLDVLGELTSMGTLIAFAAVCGGVLILRRTQPDLPRPFRIPFAWGVCIAGILSCLALLSTMTAHNWFLMVVWTAVGFLIYFLYGYKHSKLKKG, from the coding sequence ATGTTCGGACAACTCTGGGCGACCAAACACCCCCATGCCAGCCATGCCGATGCGCAGGGCCTGGAACTGCATCGCACGCTTGGCCCGTGGGGCCTGACCGCCCTGGGCATCGGCGCGGTCATCGGCGGCGGCATCTTCGTCATCACCGGTCAGGCCGCGGCTGACCATGCCGGCCCGGCGATCATGCTGTCGTTCGTGCTGGCGGCGATCTGCTGCACGTTCTGCGCACTGGCCTACGCCGAGTTCGCGGCGATGGTGCCGGTCTCCGGCAGCGCCTACACCTACACCTACGCGACGCTGGGCGAACTGGCGGCGTGGTTCATCGGCTGGATGCTGGTACTCGAGTACGGCGTCTCGGCCTCGGCCGTGGCGGTCAGCTGGACCGGCTACTTCCTCAGCCTGCTCGATCACTTCGGCATACACCTGCCACAAGCGCTGGTCAGCGCGCCGCTGGATGCGCAGCTCAAGCCGACCGGCGCGATCGCCAACCTGCCCGCGGCCTGCATCGTGCTGCTGCTGACCTGGCTGTGCTACGTCGGCATCCGCAAGTCGTCGGCGATGAACATGGCGATGGTCGTCCTCAAGACCGGCCTGATCCTGCTGGTGATCTTCGCCGGCTGGAAGTACATCGACCCGGCCAACTGGCACCCCTTCATTCCGGCCAACGAAGGCCCGGGCAAGTACGGCTTCGAAGGCGTCCTGCGCGGTGCGGCGCTGGTGTTCTTCGCCTACATCGGCTTCGAGGCGGTGTCGGTGGCGGCGCAGGAATCGCACAAGCCGCAGCGCGACCTGCCGATCGGCATGCTGCTGTCGCTGGCGATCTGCACGGTGCTCTACATCGCCATGGCCGCGGTCATGACCGGCCTGGTGCCGTTCGCCCAGCTCGGCACCGACGAGCCGGTGGTCACCGCGGTTGCGGCGCATCCGGAACTGGGCTGGCTGCGCGTGGTGGTCGAGATCGGCGCTTTGATCGGCCTGTCGTCGGTGGTGCTGGTGATGATCATCGGCCAGCCGCGCATCTTCATGATCATGGCCCGCGACGGCCTGCTGCCGCCGCTGTTCACGAAGATCCACCCCGAGTACCGCACGCCGCACATCAACACGGTGATCACCGGCATCGGTATTGCGATCCTGGCGGCGCTGTTCCCGCTCGACGTGCTCGGCGAGCTGACGTCGATGGGCACGCTGATCGCTTTCGCTGCGGTCTGCGGTGGCGTGCTGATCCTGCGCCGCACGCAGCCCGACCTGCCGCGTCCGTTCCGCATCCCGTTCGCGTGGGGCGTGTGCATCGCCGGCATCCTCAGCTGCCTGGCACTGCTGTCGACGATGACCGCGCACAACTGGTTCCTGATGGTGGTGTGGACGGCGGTCGGGTTCCTGATCTATTTCCTGTACGGCTACAAGCACAGCAAGCTCAAGAAGGGCTGA
- a CDS encoding amino acid permease, with product MLKNLFITKPVAPAGHVDAGEPVEGSLEGEAVLKRSLTATQLVMLGIGAVIGAGIFVLSGHAAAEHAGPAIVLSFIIAGFACALAGLCYAEFAAMMPVSGSAYSYSYATLGEFVAWFIGWNLVLEYMFAASTVAVGWSGYLNSFLEYFHMALPASLAAAPLNVVDGSIVYTGGLINLPAVFIVAALSGLCYVGITQSAAVNSVIVAIKVVVIVMFVAFAASYINPDNWVPFIPENEGPGKYGMSGVIRGAAVVFFAYIGFDAVSTAAGEAKNPQRDMPIGILGSLVICTIIYIIVALVLTGLLPYHMLSTPKPVATALEAYPALGWLKMIVEIGAIAGLSSVILVMLMGQPRIFYSMAKDGLMPPIFAKVHPKYQTPYMGTIIVGVFACLLAGFLPIGLLGELVSMGTLLAFATVSIGVLVLRKSRPDLPRPFRVPAAAIICPLGAAACLYLFWQPFSEHWHLMTGWTAIGMAIYFFYGYRNSKVRKAQR from the coding sequence ATGCTCAAAAACCTCTTCATCACCAAGCCGGTGGCGCCCGCCGGGCACGTCGATGCCGGTGAGCCCGTCGAAGGCAGCCTGGAAGGCGAGGCAGTCCTCAAGCGGTCATTGACTGCAACGCAACTGGTGATGCTGGGAATAGGTGCCGTGATCGGCGCCGGCATCTTCGTGCTGTCCGGCCATGCCGCCGCCGAGCACGCCGGCCCCGCGATCGTCCTGAGCTTCATCATCGCCGGCTTCGCCTGCGCCCTCGCCGGCCTGTGCTACGCCGAGTTCGCCGCGATGATGCCGGTCTCCGGCAGCGCCTACTCCTACTCCTACGCCACCCTGGGCGAGTTCGTCGCCTGGTTCATCGGCTGGAACCTGGTGCTCGAGTACATGTTCGCCGCGTCGACCGTTGCGGTCGGCTGGTCGGGCTACCTCAACAGCTTCCTCGAATACTTCCACATGGCCTTGCCGGCCTCGCTGGCAGCCGCCCCGCTCAACGTCGTCGATGGCAGCATCGTCTACACCGGAGGCCTGATCAATTTGCCGGCAGTGTTCATCGTCGCCGCGCTCAGTGGCCTGTGCTACGTCGGCATCACCCAGTCGGCAGCGGTCAACTCGGTGATCGTGGCGATCAAGGTCGTCGTCATCGTGATGTTCGTGGCCTTCGCCGCCAGCTACATCAACCCGGACAACTGGGTGCCGTTCATCCCGGAAAACGAAGGTCCGGGCAAGTACGGCATGTCGGGCGTGATCCGCGGTGCCGCGGTGGTGTTCTTCGCCTACATCGGCTTCGATGCGGTCTCGACCGCGGCCGGCGAAGCCAAGAACCCGCAGCGCGACATGCCGATCGGCATCCTCGGCTCGCTGGTCATCTGCACGATCATCTACATCATCGTCGCCCTGGTGCTGACCGGCCTGCTGCCGTACCACATGCTGAGCACGCCCAAGCCGGTCGCGACCGCGCTTGAAGCCTACCCGGCACTGGGCTGGCTGAAGATGATCGTCGAGATCGGCGCCATCGCCGGCCTGAGCTCGGTGATCCTGGTGATGCTGATGGGCCAGCCGCGCATCTTCTACTCGATGGCGAAGGACGGCCTGATGCCGCCGATCTTTGCCAAGGTGCACCCGAAGTACCAGACGCCGTACATGGGCACGATCATTGTGGGCGTGTTCGCCTGCCTGCTGGCCGGCTTCCTGCCGATCGGCCTGCTTGGCGAACTGGTCTCGATGGGCACCCTGCTCGCCTTCGCCACCGTCTCCATCGGCGTGCTGGTGCTGCGCAAGAGCCGTCCGGACCTGCCGCGCCCGTTCCGCGTGCCGGCTGCAGCGATCATCTGCCCGCTCGGCGCGGCCGCCTGCCTTTACCTGTTCTGGCAGCCGTTCTCGGAGCATTGGCACCTGATGACCGGCTGGACCGCGATCGGCATGGCGATCTACTTCTTCTACGGATACCGCAACAGCAAGGTTCGCAAGGCCCAGCGTTGA